In Desulfovibrio sp., the genomic window AGATATTATAATTAATACAGTTTGATTTTTCCGGGAGCGGGGAGAGCCGGCCCCAGGCGGGGTCAGTATATAGCAAACATATACTGATGCATGTTTCTATGAAGCTGAAGGTTGACACCACACTGCTTTAGACAAAATACACATTCCCTTTTTCCAATTAACAGGTAAAGTCTCACCAACAAAGACTGTGCTGCACACTATCAACGATGCATAACAAAAAAATTATTTTCCTTGATCAATATGGCTCTCTGGGTGGAGGGCAACAGGTGCTGCTGGAACTGGTACTGGCTGCACAATCTTTGCCTTGCGACATAACGGTACTCATCCCCCGTGGTAGCTGCGCCGACAGGCTTGCCTCCATGGGTGTGCAGGTGGAGCACATTCATGAATGCCAGCTCACCAGTGGTGAAAAAACGTTTAGCGACATATTGCAACTCATCGGCAGTGGCTTGCGTGTTTTTTTTCAGAAACGAAAACTGCTGAGAAATGCCGATGTAATTTATGTAAATGGCAACAGATTGATGCCAGTCGCCTTATTTTGCATGTTTTTCTTCGCAAAAAGGGCTGTCTTCCATATCCATCTCAACCACGGAAATCTTGAAAAATCCGTTTTTTCCTACATCATCAAGCTCCGTAATACGGTGGCAATAATCGCGCCGTCAGCCTTTATACGCACCCAGCTGTGCCAGTTCTCATCAAAATTCAACACCCCCAAATTGCGGCTTGTTGAAAATGGACTGGATTCACGCTTCAGCCAGATACCCTTTTGTGATCGATTTTTGGAAAAACCCATCCGCCACATTGGCATTGTCGGTCGCATTTCGCCAGAAAAAGGGCAGGATGTACTGCCGCATCTGGCGTTGCAGTTCCCAGAGTTGACCTTTCATGTTCTCGGAGATTCTGCCTTTTCCGACAGGCAATATGAAGAGCGGCTGAAGGCTGCCGCCCCTGACAACATAGTATTTCATGGATGGGTGGAGAACCTGCCAGCCAAGGTTGATGAAATCGGCTTGCAGATATGCCTTGCGCCTTCAAGATGCCCAGAGTCCAGTCCGGGGCGCAGCTTTGAAGCCGCTCCCCTTGTACCGCTGCAAATGCTTGCCTTGGGCTGCATGGTGGCGGTGCGCTCGCTTGGAAGCCTGGAATACCTTGCTAGGGAACTTTCCCTCCCTACTTTTGAAGAGGATCAGGACATTCCCGCCTGCCTGCAAACAATATTGCAAATGCCCGCACATCAGCTGAGTCAAAAGTGCCAACAAGGGTATACAACCGTAATGGCCCAATACAGTCATGACGCTTTTCAGCAACGCCTTCGTAGCCTGCTCGCCGATGTTTGCGGCGTACAAACCACAACACGGTGATCTGCTGATGCTTCCTCTGCCAATCAAACGCCTACTTGTGGAGACCGCACGGGGCGTGGGCCGATTGCCTGGCATTGCCCGCCTGAGTTCCCCGCTGCGCGGCAACCCTGTAATCGTGGGCTATCACCGGGTCCTGCCCCGGGATCAATGGCAAGAATACCCCTGCATTCATGCAGATCTGGCAGTCACACCGGCTCTGTTTTCCGAGCATATGGCCTACTGGGCTGCCAATGCCACCCCTATATCCATGGATGACGTTGCTCAGGGCAATCTGCCCAGACAGGCAGTTGCTGTGGGCTTTGATGATTTTTATGCCGATGTGGCTCTGCACGCTCTCCCCATACTGGAAAAATACAATATCCCCGCTGTTCTGTACTTATGCACAGATTTTGTGGAGGGCACCCCTTTTTTGTGGTGGTATGGCATTGATGCAGCAGTAAACAGTGGCGAGAAGCATCTGGATCTACATTTTGCAGGTGAGCACTTCACGGGGCCATTGCGTACACCTTCGCAACGCCTGTCCATGTTTCGCCGCCTCAATGCATTCTGCTTCAAGCAAAGTGAAGAGCAACAAAGGCTGTTCATCGAATGCCTTGGTACAACCCGGCACTGCTATCAGCGCGAAGCCCTGCCCACATGGGAGATGGTTGGCAAACTTGCAGCTCATCCGCTTGTCACCATTGGCGCACATACGCTGAATCACGGCGCGCTTGGAACACTCTCAGAGCATGAATGCCAGCGCCAGATGCAGCAATCACGCTTACTCATTGAAGAAAAGCTGGGCAAACCCGTGCGGCATCTGGCGTATCCCTTTGGGGGGCATAATGCTGCGTGGAACCGGGAATACGCTCTTGCCGCCGAGCTGGGTTTTGCCACAGCCGTAACCACAGAGCGTGGAACAAACAGCAGCTCCACCAGCCAGCACGCCTTGTTCCGTTCTGTTGTGCTGCAGGAACACGGGCTGTCCATGCTGGATTCGTTAAATACAGGATGGGACAACGCACTTCGGAACGCCAGAAAATGCATTTCAGGACGCGCCCATGCCTAAAATTACTATCGTTATTCCCGCGTACAATGCTGCTCCCTGGCTGCCTCACACCTTAAAATCTGTACAGCTGCAGACACACACCGACTTTATCTGCCAGGTTGTGGATGATGGTTCCACAGACAACACGGCTGCAACATTTGACAGCTGCGTTGGCAACGATCCCCGTTTTCGGCTGGCGCAGCAACAGAATGCAGGGGAGTGTCAGGCCCGCAATGCGGGTATTGGGATGGTGGAAACGCCGTTGGTTACCGTGCTGGACAGCGACGATATCTGGCACCCCACCTTCCTTGCACGCATGACCACAGCCCTTGCCAGTGATCGCGTTCGCCTTGCGTGGTGCCGCTTTGCAATGTTTATGGATGGTACCAGCCAGCGCAAGCCGCAGCCTTGGTGCAATGTCCACCAGACTGGCAACATATGGTGGGACATGCTGCTGGACTCAGTTTTTTGCATGGGGGCGTGGGCCGCAAAAACAGCAGATGTGCGCAGTGCGGGCCTGTTTGATCCATCCCTGAAGGTTGGTGGTGACCGCGATTTTGCCTTGCGCCTGCTGGCCCTGTGTTGCGCCAATGATCCCCATGCCGCTGTCGGCATAGACGAGGAACTTCTGTTCTACCGCCAACGAGCGGGCAGTGCCGTGCGCAATAGCGACGAAGCCCTTAAAACGGAATGGAATACCATGTGTCGCCACCTGGAACACCCGCTGGTTCCTGCGCAGATCAGACGCCGCGGCTATTCATTTCTGGCATTCAAGATGGCGGTTATTGCTGCTTTTGGCGGGCGGGATCTAAAGACTGCGTTTCACTGGTACGCCAGGGCTGTACGCCTGTGCCCCACCAATATGAATCTGTATCTGCTGCCCATCCGCAAGCTGGCAATGACCTTTTCCCGCAAGGAAGACCTGCCTTGGCTCCACGAATTTCTGGCAATGCCCCTTCCCGCTAAAGAAGCACATTAAATCCGTGAGCCGCGCGAAACTACTCTCCTAACTCCTGGGGCAGCTTTGCAAAAAAGCGCGATAGGTGTCGCGCAAGCCCTGTTCCAGCGCAATGCGCGGTTTCCAGCCCATACCAAAAAGCTTGCCCGAATCCATGAGTTTGCGCGGGGTTCCGTCTGACCTACTGGTATCGGTGCAGATTTCACCAGCAAATCCCACCACTCGCGCCACCATGCGGGCAATGTCCATAATGGTGTGTTCCACGCCGCTGCCCACGTTCACATGTTCAAAATCTGAATAGTTTTCTAGTAGAAACACGCAGGCTTCGGCCATGTCATCCACATGCAGAAATTCGCGCAGGGCCTTGCCCGTGCCCCAGATGGTCACGGATTCTGCGCCCGATTCCTTTGCCTCATGAAAGCGGCGTATGAAAGCGGGCAGCACGTGGCTGTTCTGCGGATGATAGTTGTCATTGGGCCCATACAGGTTGGTGGGCATGGCGCTGATGGCATCTAGGCCGTACTGCTGGCGGTAGGCCTGACACATTTTTATGCCCGATATTTTGGCAAGGGCGTAGGCCTCGTTGGTTGGCTCCAGCGCCCCGGTGAGCAGGTATTCTTCCTTGATGGGCTGAGGGCACAGCTTGGGATAAATGCATGATGACCCCAAAAACAGCAGTTTTTTGCAGCCATTACGCCAGGCACTGTCGATGACATTGTTCTGGATTTGCAGGTTCTGATAAATGAACTCTGCGGGATAGGTGGCATTGGCATGGATGCCGCCTACCCTGGCGGCGGCAAGAATCACAACGTCAGGACGGTGCCGGGCAAAAAAAGCACGCACCTCGGCCTGGTCGCACAAATCCAGCTCTGCGTGGGTACGCGTGAGCTGCCGTTCGTACCCTGCACCCGTCAGGGCGCGGCACAGGGCACTGCCCGCAAGGCCACGGTGCCCCGCCACAAATACCAGCCAATCCTTGCGCATGCGCTACTCGTTGTGGCTGAATGTTTTAAAGCCCGCCACCTTGCACACGGCATCGCGCATGCTCAGGGCAAGGTCTTCGCGCGCCATTTCGGCAACCATGTCTTCAAAGGGAATTTTTGGCTCCCACCCCAGCATTTCCTTGGCCTTGGCCGGAAGCCCCAGCAGGGTTTCCACCTCTGTAGGTCGAAAATAACGGGGGTCAACGCGCACAACAACGTCGCCGGGTTTGAGGTGGTTTTGCAGCCCACTCCGGTTGCCAGCCACATGCTGCAATCTGCTCACGTCAACGGCTGCCACCGTGCCGGTTTCGTCCACACCTTCGCCCTGCCAGCTCAGGCTCACCCCAAGCTCTGCGGCTGCCGCGTTGACAAAATCGCGCACAGAAAACTGCCGCCCGGTGGCAATAACAAAATCATCCGGCTTTTCCTGTTGCAGCATAAGCCACTGCATTTCCACATAATCTCTGGCATGTCCCCAGTCACGCCTGGCATTCATATTACCAAGGTACAGGCAATCCTGAAGCCCCAGCACCATGCGCGACATGGCGCGTGTAATCTTGCGGGTAACGAATGTTTCACCGCGCATGGGCGATTCGTGGTTAAAAAGAATGCCGTTGCAGGCATACATGCCGTACGCCTCGCGGTAATTGACCGTAATCCAGTAGGCGTACAGCTTGGCGCAGGCATAGGGCGAACGCGGGTAAAACGGAGTTTTTTCTGTTTGCGGAACTTCCTGCACCAGGCCAAAAAGTTCTGACGTCGAGGCCTGATAAAAACGGGCAGTGTCCGTCAGTCCGGCAATACGAATGGCCTCAAGCAGGCGCAGGGTTCCAAGGGCATCCACATCTGCCGTATATTCCGGCGATTCAAACGAAACCTGCACATGACTTTGTGCGGCCAGATTATACACCTCACCGGGTTTCACTTCCTGTATGAGGCGCACCAGATTGCTGGAATCGCTCAGATCGCCGTAATGCAGAATAAAGCGCCGGCCAAGGGTGTGGGGGTCTTCGTAAAGATGGTCTATGCGGTCAGTATTGAACAGTGATGCGCGCCGCTTGATACCGTGCACTTCATAGCCCTTGCGCAACAGAAATTCCGCAAGATAAGCCCCATCCTGACCGGTTATGCCGGTTATAAGTGCTTTTTTCATATTTTTTCTATTGCCCGCCAAATGATGAAGCTACACGCCCCGAATGTCTTGCTGCCTGCAACGAGACAAAAAACTACTTTGCACCACGCGCACTGTCCACGGCCTCTTGCGGCAGCACAGACGCCGGTTCTTCGCGCCCGTACACATCGGCAAAGCGCACTATGTCATCTTCGCCCAGATACGCGCCAGACTGGATTTCAATGAGCACCAGCGGGATAACGCCGGGATTTTTGAGCCGATGCCTTGCACCCACGGGTATGTAAGTGGACTGGTTTTCTGTAAAAAAATGCACAGAATCCCCGTTGGCGACCTCAGCCGTGCCGCTCACCACAACCCAGTGCTCGGCCCGGTGGTGGTGCATCTGCAACGAAAGCTCGGCACCGGGATTGACGACAATGCGCTTGACCTGAAAGCGCTCGCCCGTGGCAAGTGATTCGTAGCTGCCCCAGGGCCGGTACACAAGCCGGTGCTGACGGCATTCGGGCCGCTGGTCATGCTGCAGGCGGCTCACAATCTTTTTGACATCCTGCACCCGGTCGCGCGGCGCAACCAGCACTGCATCCTGAGTTTCCACCACCACAAGACCGGTAACACCCACGGCTGCCACCAGCCGGTGGCTGGCATTGAGATAACAGTCTTGCGCATCCTCGGTCATTACGTCGCCAAGGCTTACGTTACCGCAGTGGTCACGCTGCCCGACCTGATAAAAGGCCTCCCACGAACCAAGGTCGCTCCAGCTCATGTCCAGCGGCACCACCGCCGCCAGCGAAGTGTGCTCCATCACAGCGTAATCCATGGAATCAGCAGGGCAAGCCCCAAAGGCATCCTTGTCTGGGCGGCAAAAAGCATAATCTTTTTTGCGGCCTTGCCAGGCTTTTTTGCAGGCTGTGTAAATGCCCGGAGCAAAACGTTCAAGCTCTTGCAGATACACAGAGGTTCGCAGCAAAAACATGCCGCTGTTCCACAGGTAGCCGCCCTTGCCCAGCATGGCGGCAGCCGCCTGCGCGTCGGGTTTTTCCACAAAGCGGGCAACCCTGTAGCAGTTGTCTCCCAGTTCCTGGCCCTGCTCTATGTAGCCAAAGCCAGTTTCCGGCCCTGTGGGCGCAATGCCAAAGGTAACAATATGGCCCTGTTCTGCCAGCGCCGCCCCGCGCCTTACGCCTTCAAAAAACATGGCTTCGCTGCCAATGGCATGGTCAGAGGGCAGCACCAGCATGAGGGGGTCGGCATCGCCACTGCGCAGGGCAAAGGCCGCCAGCGCAATGGCTGGGGCAGTATTGCGCGGCGCGGGTTCCAGCAGAATTCTTGCATAACGGCAGGCTGTGCCCGATGGGCCATCAGCTTGCGCGCTGTGCGCGTTGTCTTCATGCACGGAATTCTGCACCACCAGACCGGAAGCAATGCCGCAATCATACAGCTCTGCCGTCACATAAAACCTGTGGGCCTCGTTGCACACAACAACTGGCTCCATGCTGCCTGGCAGGCGACAAGCCCGTGATACCGTATCCTTGAACAGGGTTTTGCCGTCACCCAGGTCAACAAACTGCTTGGGGTATGTCTCGCGCGAGAGAGGCCAAAGGCGGGTTCCGCTGCCGCCACACAGAATGACCGGGGCGATATCTGGCATGGGCGTCCTCATTCATTACAGCAATCGTAACAGGCAGAAAATTTACCATTTCCCTACCCTGAGGCAGCCGGGCATGCCATGCTGCAAACCCGCTTTGCCTCAACCAGCAAGGCTCAGGCGGGCACGGCCCCGCCCATGTCTTTCAGCAGGTCAAGTATCTCTGCGGTTTTTTCGTCCACAAGGGCCTTGTTTCCTCTGCTTTCCACATTGAGCCGCAACAGGGGTTCGGTATTGGACATGCGCAGGTTGAAACGCCACTGGTCAAATTCCAGGTTCACCCCGTCCATGCTGTCCTCGTACCTGGCCTTGGGGGCGTACCTGTCGCGCACCAGTTTCATGAGGGCGGGGGCATCCTGCACACGAAGGTTGATTTCGCCGCTGCACGGATAAGCCGCCATGCGCTCGGCCACAAGCTCCGCCAACGACTTGCCGCTAGTATGCAGCAATGCGGCCACCAGCAGCCAGGGCAGCATGCCCGAATCGCAGTAGGCAAAATCGCGAAAATAATGATGAGCACTCATTTCGCCGCCATACACAGCGTCTTCGGCGCGCATGCGTTCCTTCATAAAGGCGTGGCCGGTCTTGCCCATCACAGGCTGCCCACCGGAGGCCAGCACGACATGGCGGGTGTTCCAGTACACCCGGGTGTCATACACAACCTTGCCGCCGGGCATGCGGCGCAACAATTCCTGCGCCAGCAGGCCGATGCAGTAATAGCCTTCGATAAAATTGCCTTCTGCATCATAAAAAAAGCAGCGGTCAAAATCGCCGTCCCACGCAACGCCCAGATCCGCGCCCGACTCACGCACCGCAGCAGCCGTGGCCGCGCGACGCTCTGGCAACAGGGGGTTGGGCACGCCGTCGGGAAAGGTTCCATCGGGCTGCATCTGACGGCACACAAATTCAAAGGGCAGGCAGGGCATGAGATCTTTGAGCACAAGGCCAGCGCAGCCGTTACCGGCATCGGCAACAATTTTGAGAGGCTTGCGACCCGGCACGGCAGCAAGCCTTCCGGCACCGCTGTATTCCAGCAGCCACGCCACATAGCTGGCACGAAACGAGGCCTTGTGCATGGGCGGTGCAGACACGCAAGTTTCCAGGCCGCCCTGTGCCAGAATGCCTGCCACCCTGTCGCGCAGGGCAAACAGGCCCGAATCGCGGCTGACAGGTATGGCCCCTCGCCGCACCAGCTTAAAACCGTTTTCGTCTGCCGGATTGTGGCTGCCCGTAATCATTATGCCCGCGTCAAAGGGCTGGTTGGCGGCGGCATAATATATTTCTTCGGTACCGCACATGCCAATGCATGTAACCTGCGCACCGGCCTCGCTCAGACCCAGAGCAAGCGCATCGCGCAGTTCAGGCCCCGAAAGGCGGGCATCGTGCCCGATAACAACGCTCTTTGCACCGATAACTTCAACCACCGCCCTGCCCAGGGCACGGGCCAGCTGGGGGTTGAGCGCGTCTGGCACATGGCCCCTGATATCGTAGGCTTTGAAGCACGCAAGTGAATTGCCCATGACGCTCCCCTTCATCATATGATGCACGGCCCGTGTCTGTTACGGGCAGCATAGAACAATGCTTACATTTTACCCAACTTACACACCGATTGCCAATCATTTTGGCGCTCACACGCTGGATTCTCTCCCTGTGAGCTGACGGCCAATGTGTGTGGCACCGCATGGTGCAGACCTCATACTCGGGTTTCACAATAAAAGGCAGCAGTCGAAACTCTGCCGGCGCCGCCAATATGTGCACAAAAAAATGTGCACAAAAAATAAGGGGTTACGGTATTATCCGTAACCCCTTGATATTGTGGTGGAGAAGAAGGGATTTGAACCCTCGACCCCCGCCTTGCGAAGGCGATGCTCTCCCAGCTGAGCTACTTCCCCACAATGGAAAGCTAAACGCAGGAATTGACCAATAGGCAAAACTGTCCGGCTTGTCAAGCAGTTCTGTTTGCCAGAGGCGCAGAGCAAGCGCGTGTTGCTGGCATCTGCATTACTTCCGTTCGCGCCCATAAACTGCTGACCGCAACCTCAGGCCAGCGTTTCAATGATGCGCAAGATGCGGTGTTCATAGCCATGAACTGCGCGCAAATGTTCGCGCCAGGCGCGGCGCAGATCAAGCGCCCCTGCGGGGTGAGCCTGCAGCCAGGCGCACCTGTTCATAAAATCATCCGGCCCGTGCAGGCGCATGGGGTCTACCAGCTCATCCGGAAATATCTCGAGCCCACGCGTGGCATCACTGAGCAGCAAGCCACCACTGGCCCATACGTCAAAGTGGCGCTGGCTCAAGCTGTGAGGCATGAGCAGGCTGGTCACGTTCAGTACGGCCAGTGTCTGAGCATAACAGTCTGGTAGCGTTGTATAATAATCTATCGGCGGGAGGATGTCGGCACCGGGCAGCAGGGCCTTCCAGCCCTCGTCACCGATCACGCGTGGCCCGCCAGACCCGCCCGCCCCTGCCGCCAAAAGCCAGCGGGTTCGG contains:
- a CDS encoding phosphomannomutase; its protein translation is MGNSLACFKAYDIRGHVPDALNPQLARALGRAVVEVIGAKSVVIGHDARLSGPELRDALALGLSEAGAQVTCIGMCGTEEIYYAAANQPFDAGIMITGSHNPADENGFKLVRRGAIPVSRDSGLFALRDRVAGILAQGGLETCVSAPPMHKASFRASYVAWLLEYSGAGRLAAVPGRKPLKIVADAGNGCAGLVLKDLMPCLPFEFVCRQMQPDGTFPDGVPNPLLPERRAATAAAVRESGADLGVAWDGDFDRCFFYDAEGNFIEGYYCIGLLAQELLRRMPGGKVVYDTRVYWNTRHVVLASGGQPVMGKTGHAFMKERMRAEDAVYGGEMSAHHYFRDFAYCDSGMLPWLLVAALLHTSGKSLAELVAERMAAYPCSGEINLRVQDAPALMKLVRDRYAPKARYEDSMDGVNLEFDQWRFNLRMSNTEPLLRLNVESRGNKALVDEKTAEILDLLKDMGGAVPA
- a CDS encoding glycosyltransferase family 4 protein, producing the protein MHNKKIIFLDQYGSLGGGQQVLLELVLAAQSLPCDITVLIPRGSCADRLASMGVQVEHIHECQLTSGEKTFSDILQLIGSGLRVFFQKRKLLRNADVIYVNGNRLMPVALFCMFFFAKRAVFHIHLNHGNLEKSVFSYIIKLRNTVAIIAPSAFIRTQLCQFSSKFNTPKLRLVENGLDSRFSQIPFCDRFLEKPIRHIGIVGRISPEKGQDVLPHLALQFPELTFHVLGDSAFSDRQYEERLKAAAPDNIVFHGWVENLPAKVDEIGLQICLAPSRCPESSPGRSFEAAPLVPLQMLALGCMVAVRSLGSLEYLARELSLPTFEEDQDIPACLQTILQMPAHQLSQKCQQGYTTVMAQYSHDAFQQRLRSLLADVCGVQTTTR
- a CDS encoding mannose-1-phosphate guanylyltransferase/mannose-6-phosphate isomerase; the protein is MPDIAPVILCGGSGTRLWPLSRETYPKQFVDLGDGKTLFKDTVSRACRLPGSMEPVVVCNEAHRFYVTAELYDCGIASGLVVQNSVHEDNAHSAQADGPSGTACRYARILLEPAPRNTAPAIALAAFALRSGDADPLMLVLPSDHAIGSEAMFFEGVRRGAALAEQGHIVTFGIAPTGPETGFGYIEQGQELGDNCYRVARFVEKPDAQAAAAMLGKGGYLWNSGMFLLRTSVYLQELERFAPGIYTACKKAWQGRKKDYAFCRPDKDAFGACPADSMDYAVMEHTSLAAVVPLDMSWSDLGSWEAFYQVGQRDHCGNVSLGDVMTEDAQDCYLNASHRLVAAVGVTGLVVVETQDAVLVAPRDRVQDVKKIVSRLQHDQRPECRQHRLVYRPWGSYESLATGERFQVKRIVVNPGAELSLQMHHHRAEHWVVVSGTAEVANGDSVHFFTENQSTYIPVGARHRLKNPGVIPLVLIEIQSGAYLGEDDIVRFADVYGREEPASVLPQEAVDSARGAK
- the gmd gene encoding GDP-mannose 4,6-dehydratase; translation: MKKALITGITGQDGAYLAEFLLRKGYEVHGIKRRASLFNTDRIDHLYEDPHTLGRRFILHYGDLSDSSNLVRLIQEVKPGEVYNLAAQSHVQVSFESPEYTADVDALGTLRLLEAIRIAGLTDTARFYQASTSELFGLVQEVPQTEKTPFYPRSPYACAKLYAYWITVNYREAYGMYACNGILFNHESPMRGETFVTRKITRAMSRMVLGLQDCLYLGNMNARRDWGHARDYVEMQWLMLQQEKPDDFVIATGRQFSVRDFVNAAAAELGVSLSWQGEGVDETGTVAAVDVSRLQHVAGNRSGLQNHLKPGDVVVRVDPRYFRPTEVETLLGLPAKAKEMLGWEPKIPFEDMVAEMAREDLALSMRDAVCKVAGFKTFSHNE
- a CDS encoding GDP-L-fucose synthase — encoded protein: MRKDWLVFVAGHRGLAGSALCRALTGAGYERQLTRTHAELDLCDQAEVRAFFARHRPDVVILAAARVGGIHANATYPAEFIYQNLQIQNNVIDSAWRNGCKKLLFLGSSCIYPKLCPQPIKEEYLLTGALEPTNEAYALAKISGIKMCQAYRQQYGLDAISAMPTNLYGPNDNYHPQNSHVLPAFIRRFHEAKESGAESVTIWGTGKALREFLHVDDMAEACVFLLENYSDFEHVNVGSGVEHTIMDIARMVARVVGFAGEICTDTSRSDGTPRKLMDSGKLFGMGWKPRIALEQGLRDTYRAFLQSCPRS
- a CDS encoding polysaccharide deacetylase family protein, whose product is MLPLPIKRLLVETARGVGRLPGIARLSSPLRGNPVIVGYHRVLPRDQWQEYPCIHADLAVTPALFSEHMAYWAANATPISMDDVAQGNLPRQAVAVGFDDFYADVALHALPILEKYNIPAVLYLCTDFVEGTPFLWWYGIDAAVNSGEKHLDLHFAGEHFTGPLRTPSQRLSMFRRLNAFCFKQSEEQQRLFIECLGTTRHCYQREALPTWEMVGKLAAHPLVTIGAHTLNHGALGTLSEHECQRQMQQSRLLIEEKLGKPVRHLAYPFGGHNAAWNREYALAAELGFATAVTTERGTNSSSTSQHALFRSVVLQEHGLSMLDSLNTGWDNALRNARKCISGRAHA
- a CDS encoding glycosyltransferase family 2 protein produces the protein MPKITIVIPAYNAAPWLPHTLKSVQLQTHTDFICQVVDDGSTDNTAATFDSCVGNDPRFRLAQQQNAGECQARNAGIGMVETPLVTVLDSDDIWHPTFLARMTTALASDRVRLAWCRFAMFMDGTSQRKPQPWCNVHQTGNIWWDMLLDSVFCMGAWAAKTADVRSAGLFDPSLKVGGDRDFALRLLALCCANDPHAAVGIDEELLFYRQRAGSAVRNSDEALKTEWNTMCRHLEHPLVPAQIRRRGYSFLAFKMAVIAAFGGRDLKTAFHWYARAVRLCPTNMNLYLLPIRKLAMTFSRKEDLPWLHEFLAMPLPAKEAH